A single Parabacteroides timonensis DNA region contains:
- a CDS encoding chloride channel protein gives MAKEGLFYRFLLWRDQHIKEKHFILVISFLVGICTAASAIILKQLIHLIQHILTGNFDASGVNYLYLLYPVIGILLAGLFVKYIVRDDISHGVTKILYAISQRKSRIKPHNTWTSIVASSVTIGFGGSVGAEAPIVLTGAAIGSNLGRLFRMEQKTLMLLVGCGAAGAIAGIFKAPIAGLVFVIEVLLLDLTMTSVLPLLISSVTAATVSYIFTGTEAMFKFSQTEVFEIERIPYVLLLGVFCGLVSLYFTRVMNRVEGMYRKLGVYWKKFLLGGVMLSILIFLFPPLYGEGYDTIGSLLNGQFSHIMDKSLFYDLNDNYWGIIVFLFLILLTKVFASSATNAGGGCGGIFAPSLYLGCISGFLFAHTSNYFPFTMYISEKNFALLGMAGIMSGVMHAPLTGVFLIAELTGGYDLFLPLMIVSISSYLTILMFEPHSIYSMRLAQKGELLTHHKDRAVLTLLNTDSVIEKDFQTVSPEMSLGDMVKVIAKSGRNAFPVIDDKGVLLGIVQLDNIRNIMFRPELYNRFHVSKFMVSAPAKIQIGTPMEQIMGIFDDTKAWNLPVVDEEGRYVGFMSKSKIFNSYREVLVENFSGD, from the coding sequence ATGGCAAAAGAAGGTTTATTTTACAGGTTTCTGTTGTGGCGGGATCAGCATATAAAAGAGAAACATTTTATTCTGGTGATCAGTTTTCTGGTCGGTATATGCACGGCGGCGTCCGCTATCATACTGAAACAGCTGATTCATCTGATACAGCATATCCTTACAGGGAATTTTGATGCCAGTGGGGTGAACTATCTGTATCTGCTTTACCCGGTAATTGGTATCCTGCTGGCAGGATTGTTCGTTAAATATATCGTACGTGATGATATCAGTCATGGGGTAACTAAGATCCTTTATGCTATTTCGCAGCGTAAGAGCCGGATCAAACCGCATAATACCTGGACATCCATTGTCGCCAGTTCGGTGACTATCGGATTCGGTGGATCGGTAGGAGCAGAGGCCCCGATTGTTTTGACCGGAGCGGCTATCGGTTCTAACCTGGGACGTTTGTTCCGTATGGAGCAGAAGACCTTAATGCTGTTGGTCGGCTGTGGGGCAGCAGGTGCGATTGCAGGTATTTTTAAGGCTCCTATTGCCGGGCTGGTCTTTGTGATCGAGGTATTATTGCTCGACCTGACCATGACCTCTGTATTGCCTTTATTGATTTCATCGGTGACGGCAGCAACGGTTTCCTATATTTTTACTGGAACGGAAGCTATGTTTAAATTTTCTCAGACCGAGGTTTTTGAGATAGAACGTATTCCGTATGTACTGTTGTTGGGCGTTTTCTGTGGTCTGGTATCCTTGTATTTCACCCGTGTGATGAACCGGGTGGAAGGAATGTACCGGAAACTGGGTGTTTACTGGAAGAAGTTCCTGTTGGGAGGCGTGATGCTGAGTATCCTGATCTTCCTTTTCCCTCCGTTGTATGGTGAAGGTTACGATACGATCGGTTCTCTATTGAACGGACAGTTCTCGCATATTATGGATAAGAGTTTATTCTATGACCTGAATGATAATTACTGGGGAATTATCGTATTCCTGTTCCTCATCTTGCTGACTAAAGTTTTTGCATCGAGTGCGACTAATGCCGGTGGCGGTTGTGGTGGTATTTTTGCACCTAGTTTGTATTTAGGCTGTATATCAGGATTCCTGTTTGCTCATACCTCCAACTATTTCCCGTTCACGATGTATATTTCGGAAAAGAACTTTGCCCTGTTAGGTATGGCGGGGATCATGTCGGGAGTTATGCATGCACCGCTTACCGGAGTGTTCCTGATTGCGGAACTTACCGGTGGATACGATCTTTTCCTTCCGTTAATGATCGTTTCCATCAGTTCATACCTGACAATCCTGATGTTCGAACCCCACAGTATCTACTCGATGCGTCTGGCTCAGAAAGGAGAATTGCTTACACACCATAAAGACCGTGCCGTACTGACTTTGCTGAATACCGATAGTGTAATCGAGAAAGATTTCCAGACTGTATCACCGGAAATGTCGCTGGGCGATATGGTAAAAGTAATTGCAAAGAGCGGACGAAATGCATTCCCGGTTATTGACGATAAAGGTGTCTTGTTGGGGATTGTGCAATTGGACAATATCCGCAACATTATGTTCCGTCCTGAGTTATATAACAGGTTTCATGTTTCTAAATTTATGGTGTCGGCCCCGGCCAAGATACAGATAGGGACCCCGATGGAGCAGATCATGGGGATATTTGACGATACGAAAGCCTGGAATCTTCCCGTGGTGGATGAAGAAGGCCGTTATGTCGGATTTATGTCGAAGTCGAAGATATTTAATTCATACCGCGAAGTATTGGTAGAAAACTTTTCAGGAGATTAA
- a CDS encoding sugar transferase, with translation MKKSRQAGKYILSDFISAAVVWFLFNWLRYKEVAIYEGAGSFSNYLAYMQVLKGQFLIPFFWLTLYYFSGYYNKPFGKSRLTELFSTFVTSLIGVVLIFFIVVLNDLPRSFHIYYELFFVLFGLQFVLTYIPRLSITLAGLRKIKSREGAMNVLIIGAGKKACSIAKDLYRMGYNISGFIPEDPVTPVEVDQKEVLGVLDDLPMIVAEKRVDELVLAAETDDNKKLLNILYSLYLYKLPIKVLVDKLSMLSQVKIKTIRGIPLVNVTDNNFSQVEKNIKLFMDKAISVLVLVLFLPMYLYIAYRVKKDSPGPVFFRQERIGYMGKPFMIYKFRTMYVGAEDKGPLLSSENDERITPFGHIMRKYRLDEFPQFWNVLKGDMSVVGPRPERKYFIDQIVKVAPYYYLLHNVRPGITSLGMVKYGYAGDVDKMIERMKYDVLYYENMSLLLDITILIYTVKTVFTGKGI, from the coding sequence ATGAAGAAAAGTAGGCAGGCAGGAAAATACATATTATCAGATTTTATCTCTGCAGCTGTAGTCTGGTTTCTGTTTAACTGGCTACGATATAAGGAAGTGGCTATTTATGAGGGGGCTGGTTCTTTCAGTAATTATTTGGCTTATATGCAGGTACTGAAAGGGCAGTTTCTGATCCCTTTCTTCTGGCTGACTCTGTACTATTTTTCAGGTTATTACAATAAACCGTTTGGAAAGTCGAGGTTGACCGAGTTGTTTTCAACTTTTGTCACTTCTTTGATCGGAGTTGTCTTGATTTTCTTTATCGTTGTATTGAACGACCTGCCTCGTTCGTTTCATATTTACTACGAACTCTTTTTTGTATTATTCGGTTTACAGTTCGTATTGACCTATATCCCGCGTCTGTCTATCACACTTGCGGGCCTGCGGAAAATAAAAAGCAGGGAAGGGGCAATGAATGTATTGATAATCGGAGCAGGGAAGAAGGCTTGTAGTATTGCTAAAGATCTTTATCGGATGGGATATAATATTTCTGGTTTTATACCGGAAGATCCAGTAACTCCGGTAGAGGTGGATCAAAAAGAAGTGTTGGGAGTTTTGGACGATTTACCGATGATTGTTGCAGAAAAGAGGGTCGATGAGCTGGTGCTTGCCGCAGAAACGGATGATAATAAAAAATTATTGAATATACTCTATTCGCTTTATCTTTATAAATTACCGATCAAAGTCCTGGTCGATAAGTTGAGTATGCTCTCGCAGGTAAAGATAAAGACGATTCGTGGCATTCCTTTGGTGAATGTGACAGATAACAATTTCTCGCAAGTCGAAAAGAATATCAAGCTGTTTATGGATAAAGCCATATCTGTTTTGGTACTTGTCCTGTTTTTACCGATGTATCTTTATATTGCATATCGGGTGAAGAAGGATTCTCCGGGACCGGTCTTTTTCCGTCAGGAACGGATCGGATATATGGGAAAACCCTTTATGATCTATAAGTTTCGGACGATGTATGTAGGAGCCGAAGATAAAGGACCGTTGTTGTCGTCCGAGAATGATGAACGTATTACTCCGTTCGGGCATATTATGCGGAAATACCGGCTGGATGAATTTCCTCAGTTCTGGAATGTACTGAAAGGGGATATGTCGGTAGTAGGACCACGGCCGGAGCGGAAATATTTTATTGATCAGATAGTAAAAGTTGCGCCTTACTATTATTTACTGCATAACGTACGTCCCGGTATCACTTCCCTGGGAATGGTGAAATATGGATATGCCGGTGATGTGGATAAGATGATCGAGCGCATGAAATATGATGTTTTATATTACGAAAATATGTCGTTACTACTGGATATAACCATATTGATCTACACAGTAAAGACAGTGTTTACAGGTAAAGGTATTTAA
- a CDS encoding L-threonylcarbamoyladenylate synthase translates to MTEDIKKACEVMQEGGIILYPTDTIWGIGCDATNEEAVQRVYELKRRADNKAMLVLLDSTAKLEMYVSDVPDVAWDLIEVADKPLTIIYSNAKNLAKNLLADDGSVGIRISNEEFSRKLCERFRKPLVSTSANVSGELSPANFSEVSDVIKNGVDYIVGYRQDDMSKAQPSNIIKLGAGGLIQVIR, encoded by the coding sequence ATGACGGAAGATATTAAAAAGGCCTGCGAAGTAATGCAGGAAGGCGGTATAATACTCTATCCCACAGATACAATCTGGGGAATAGGTTGCGATGCAACGAATGAAGAAGCTGTGCAGCGTGTGTATGAGTTAAAGAGAAGAGCAGACAATAAGGCCATGTTGGTCTTGTTGGATAGTACTGCAAAACTCGAAATGTACGTATCGGATGTTCCCGATGTTGCATGGGATTTGATCGAGGTGGCAGACAAGCCGCTGACCATTATCTACTCCAATGCAAAAAATCTGGCAAAAAACCTGTTGGCTGACGATGGAAGCGTGGGTATTCGTATTTCGAATGAAGAATTTTCGCGTAAACTGTGCGAACGTTTCCGTAAACCATTGGTGTCGACATCTGCCAATGTGAGCGGTGAACTTTCACCGGCTAACTTCTCGGAAGTATCGGATGTAATTAAAAACGGAGTAGATTATATTGTTGGCTATCGTCAGGATGATATGAGCAAGGCACAACCATCAAATATTATAAAACTTGGTGCCGGAGGTCTTATTCAGGTTATCAGATAA
- the recJ gene encoding single-stranded-DNA-specific exonuclease RecJ yields MTNKWNFQTPTEEELRKRDTLAAEIGFSPIICLLLVQRGITTAEEARKFFKPNLNDLHDPFLMPDMEKAVKRLNKALGNKEKILVYGDYDVDGTTAVSLVFKYLRPYSSTLDYYIPDRYDEGYGISYKGINYAYENGVTLIISLDCGIKAIEKIEYAKEKGIDFIICDHHMPDDTLPDAVAVLDAKRVDSIYPYEHLSGCGVGFKFMQAFAKSNNFPFSELEKLLELTAVSIASDIVPITGENRILAYYGLKQLNSNPSLGLKGIIDICGLTGKDITISDIVFKIGPRINASGRMMNGKEAVDLLLAKDVESAREKSENINQYNDERRELDKRITDEANAIIDEFANMEDRKAIVVYNPGWHKGVIGIVASRLTEKYYRPAVVLTKSSELITGSARSVTGFDIYKAIENCRDLLENFGGHTYAAGLSLKEENLEAFTDRFLKLAADEIIPEQMTPQIDIDAVLDLKEINTKFMSELKRMNPFGPDNQKPVFCSLNVKDYGTSKLVGKELEHIKLELIDDKSNTPIHGIAFGMHEHSKYIKGMKPFNICYTIEENTYNGNTTLQLMVKDIKVDDI; encoded by the coding sequence ATGACTAACAAATGGAATTTTCAAACCCCGACAGAAGAAGAATTACGTAAGAGAGATACGCTGGCGGCTGAGATCGGTTTCAGTCCCATTATCTGTCTCCTGCTTGTTCAGAGAGGGATTACCACGGCAGAAGAGGCAAGAAAGTTCTTTAAACCCAATCTCAACGACCTACATGATCCATTTCTGATGCCGGATATGGAAAAAGCAGTAAAACGGTTGAATAAAGCTCTTGGGAATAAAGAAAAAATTCTGGTTTACGGTGATTACGATGTAGACGGAACGACTGCCGTTTCGCTTGTGTTCAAATATTTAAGGCCCTACTCTTCGACTCTGGATTATTACATCCCGGATCGTTACGACGAAGGGTACGGTATTTCCTATAAGGGGATCAATTACGCGTATGAAAACGGCGTAACCTTAATTATCTCACTCGACTGCGGAATCAAAGCAATCGAAAAGATAGAGTATGCCAAAGAAAAAGGTATCGACTTTATCATTTGCGACCACCATATGCCGGACGATACACTTCCGGATGCGGTAGCCGTACTGGATGCCAAGCGGGTAGATTCTATCTATCCCTACGAACATTTATCGGGCTGCGGGGTCGGCTTTAAGTTTATGCAGGCTTTTGCCAAAAGCAATAACTTCCCCTTCTCAGAATTGGAAAAATTGCTTGAACTGACAGCAGTCAGTATCGCTTCCGACATCGTGCCTATTACAGGAGAAAACCGTATTCTGGCTTACTACGGACTAAAGCAACTAAACAGCAATCCCAGTCTGGGGTTGAAAGGGATCATAGACATCTGTGGTCTGACCGGAAAAGATATCACTATCAGCGACATCGTATTTAAAATAGGTCCCCGTATCAATGCTTCCGGGCGTATGATGAACGGAAAGGAAGCAGTAGACCTGCTACTGGCCAAAGATGTCGAATCGGCCCGCGAAAAGAGCGAAAATATCAACCAGTATAACGACGAACGCCGTGAACTGGACAAGAGAATAACAGACGAGGCCAACGCCATCATCGATGAATTCGCCAATATGGAAGACCGGAAGGCAATCGTAGTCTACAATCCGGGCTGGCATAAAGGAGTTATCGGTATTGTTGCCTCCCGCCTGACTGAAAAGTATTACCGCCCGGCAGTCGTACTGACCAAATCGTCCGAACTGATTACCGGTTCTGCCCGCTCGGTTACCGGCTTCGATATATACAAGGCGATAGAGAACTGTCGCGACCTGTTGGAAAACTTCGGAGGACATACCTATGCCGCCGGCCTTTCCCTGAAAGAGGAAAACCTAGAAGCTTTCACCGACCGTTTCCTGAAACTCGCTGCCGATGAAATCATCCCGGAGCAGATGACCCCGCAGATCGACATCGATGCCGTACTCGACCTGAAAGAAATCAACACCAAATTCATGAGCGAGCTCAAACGGATGAACCCGTTTGGACCCGACAACCAGAAGCCGGTGTTCTGCTCACTGAACGTCAAGGATTACGGTACAAGCAAGCTGGTAGGTAAAGAACTGGAACATATCAAACTGGAACTGATAGACGACAAGTCGAATACGCCGATTCACGGTATCGCTTTCGGGATGCATGAACACAGCAAATATATTAAGGGGATGAAACCTTTTAATATCTGCTATACCATCGAAGAAAATACGTATAACGGGAACACGACCTTACAGCTCATGGTTAAAGACATAAAGGTCGATGACATATGA
- a CDS encoding RecQ family ATP-dependent DNA helicase — MDVYHKILEKYWGYPAFRPLQEDIIHSVCEGKDTLGLMPTGGGKSITFQVPALAMEGICIVVTPLIALMKDQVDNLRRLGIKATAVYSGMTRQEIITQLENCIFGNYKFLYVSPERLATDIFISKLQAMNVCLLVIDESHCISQWGYDFRPSYMKIADIREQLPDIPVLALTATATPEVVNDIQERLHFKEKNVFRKSFVRKNLSYIVRRTEDKINSLVYILGKVPGTAIVYVRNRKRTKEVATLLREAGISADFFHAGLNRDEKNLRQSRWKNNECRVIVSTNAFGMGIDKPDVRLVVHLDMPGSLEEYYQEAGRAGRDEQRAYAVALCSNTDTTKLKKRLADEYPDREFISRVYDALGNYYQIAVGFGLDTVHDFSLIDFCSAYKFSHLQAHHALKILELAGYIEYTEEQDNASRLVFTATRDELYKYLHQDRKTDEVIQCILRSYTGLFSDYVYINEGLISTRTGLSQQEIYDVLIGLSKYRIVNYIPHKKTPLIIYTRTREEIKYLSIPRSAYEERKERFESRMNRVIDYIEENRICRSRMLITYFGEKDTSDCGCCDVCLAKNDSGLNNHTFNTIRDALLKTLEDNGPQEVKKLTEELSFPADKIITAIRFLSEHDDRFSQEDGILSLTKTNTVSDNEQQ, encoded by the coding sequence GTGGACGTCTACCATAAGATATTAGAGAAGTACTGGGGATACCCTGCTTTTCGTCCTCTCCAGGAGGACATAATACACTCTGTTTGTGAGGGAAAAGACACACTGGGGCTAATGCCGACCGGTGGAGGTAAATCGATTACCTTCCAGGTGCCGGCATTGGCCATGGAAGGGATATGCATTGTCGTAACCCCACTGATCGCCTTGATGAAAGACCAGGTGGATAACCTGCGTCGTCTGGGCATCAAAGCTACTGCCGTATATTCGGGTATGACCCGTCAGGAAATAATCACCCAATTGGAAAACTGCATTTTCGGTAATTATAAATTCCTGTATGTATCGCCCGAACGTTTAGCGACCGACATATTTATAAGTAAGCTGCAAGCGATGAATGTTTGCCTGCTGGTTATCGACGAAAGCCACTGTATCTCTCAATGGGGATACGACTTCCGTCCTTCTTACATGAAGATAGCCGACATCCGCGAACAACTTCCCGATATACCCGTATTGGCACTTACGGCTACGGCAACACCTGAAGTAGTCAATGACATACAGGAACGGTTGCACTTCAAGGAAAAGAATGTCTTCCGGAAAAGTTTCGTACGGAAGAACCTTTCCTATATCGTACGGCGCACGGAAGATAAGATAAACTCACTCGTCTATATACTGGGGAAAGTTCCGGGAACCGCCATTGTCTATGTACGCAACAGGAAACGGACCAAAGAGGTAGCGACCCTACTGCGGGAAGCCGGTATATCGGCAGACTTTTTCCATGCCGGGCTCAATCGTGACGAGAAGAATCTCCGACAAAGCCGCTGGAAAAATAACGAATGCCGTGTCATCGTATCCACCAATGCTTTCGGTATGGGGATCGACAAACCGGACGTACGCCTGGTTGTCCATCTGGATATGCCCGGATCACTGGAAGAATACTATCAGGAAGCCGGACGCGCCGGGCGCGATGAACAACGGGCCTATGCTGTTGCTTTATGTTCGAATACGGACACTACAAAGCTCAAAAAACGACTGGCCGACGAGTATCCGGACAGGGAGTTTATCAGCCGGGTATACGATGCATTGGGCAATTATTACCAGATTGCTGTTGGATTCGGACTTGATACAGTACATGATTTCTCACTGATCGATTTCTGTTCAGCTTACAAGTTTTCACACTTGCAGGCTCATCATGCGCTGAAAATACTGGAACTGGCCGGTTATATAGAATATACGGAAGAACAGGACAATGCTTCCCGCCTGGTATTCACCGCCACCCGCGACGAACTTTACAAGTATCTGCACCAGGATAGAAAGACAGACGAAGTGATCCAATGCATCCTCCGTTCTTATACCGGACTGTTTTCCGATTATGTATATATTAATGAAGGACTGATCTCTACCCGAACCGGACTGAGCCAGCAAGAGATATATGACGTATTGATCGGACTTTCCAAATACAGGATCGTCAATTATATTCCACATAAAAAGACGCCACTCATCATCTATACCCGAACAAGGGAGGAGATCAAATACCTCTCCATCCCCCGCTCGGCCTATGAAGAGCGCAAAGAACGTTTTGAAAGCCGGATGAATCGGGTTATAGATTACATAGAGGAAAACCGGATCTGCCGGAGCCGGATGCTGATCACTTACTTCGGTGAAAAGGATACTTCCGATTGCGGTTGCTGCGATGTCTGCCTGGCCAAAAACGACTCGGGACTGAACAACCATACATTCAACACCATACGGGATGCTTTATTGAAAACACTGGAAGACAACGGACCCCAGGAAGTAAAAAAGCTGACGGAAGAGTTATCTTTCCCGGCAGACAAAATCATAACGGCTATTAGGTTTCTTTCCGAACATGATGATCGCTTTTCGCAGGAAGACGGTATTTTAAGCCTCACGAAAACGAACACAGTGTCCGATAACGAACAGCAATAG
- a CDS encoding ABC transporter permease, which yields MYKVYFRQAVQMLKQNKFFSIIYIAGTGLAISMVMILAILYYFHTANIEPESYRDRMMIVQYGKVAKKEGKGYGSSQLSYPTIKECFYPMQIPEAVTAVIPLGEQSEFIQLQGNKNVYNGLVMGTDAAFWKVFRFSFLSGAPYTEEEFTSGIRKAVLCESLARKLFNTTDAAGKTFLLNFEEYTVAGVVKDVPSIANYCYAELWLPFTNRPSQIKGGAWCNYVLGRMQVYILAKSPNDFDAIRTEAEDLCRKYNTSTTQYDLILNDQPDTIFRAYLRSGESFNIPDYTLLYIQITLIILILLLVPSINLTGMTASRMKKRMEELGIRKAFGAMNRTLLMQVLYENLLLTLLGGLTGLLLSYGLVSLLKGWLLGRYNWDGSSLTASIDLSPGMFLNPAIFGYAFAFCLILNLLSALVPAWRALRKPVVDALNDK from the coding sequence ATGTATAAAGTCTATTTCAGGCAGGCAGTTCAAATGCTGAAGCAAAATAAATTCTTCAGTATTATCTATATAGCCGGTACCGGCCTGGCTATCTCTATGGTTATGATATTGGCTATCCTGTATTATTTCCATACAGCCAACATAGAACCGGAAAGTTATCGCGACCGGATGATGATTGTCCAGTACGGGAAAGTCGCTAAAAAAGAAGGGAAAGGATATGGCAGCAGTCAACTATCGTACCCGACCATTAAAGAATGCTTCTACCCGATGCAAATCCCCGAAGCGGTTACGGCAGTCATACCTTTAGGAGAACAAAGTGAGTTTATCCAGTTGCAAGGTAACAAAAATGTCTATAACGGCCTTGTCATGGGAACAGATGCCGCATTCTGGAAAGTTTTCCGATTCTCATTCCTGTCAGGAGCCCCTTATACAGAAGAAGAATTCACCTCCGGCATCCGGAAAGCGGTCTTATGCGAATCGCTGGCACGAAAGTTGTTCAATACGACCGATGCAGCCGGAAAAACATTTCTACTGAATTTCGAAGAATACACAGTAGCCGGAGTCGTCAAAGACGTCCCTTCCATCGCTAATTATTGCTATGCAGAGTTGTGGTTGCCTTTCACCAACCGCCCCTCGCAGATCAAAGGAGGTGCGTGGTGTAACTATGTCCTGGGACGTATGCAGGTATATATCCTGGCTAAAAGCCCGAATGACTTTGATGCTATCCGCACGGAGGCAGAAGACCTTTGCCGCAAATACAATACCAGCACAACCCAGTACGATCTGATATTAAACGACCAGCCCGATACTATTTTCCGGGCCTACCTTCGCAGTGGCGAATCATTCAATATTCCCGACTATACACTGCTGTATATTCAGATAACACTGATCATCCTGATCCTGTTATTGGTTCCCTCTATCAACCTGACAGGAATGACGGCATCACGTATGAAGAAAAGAATGGAGGAACTCGGTATACGTAAAGCATTCGGTGCGATGAATAGGACATTATTGATGCAAGTTTTATATGAAAACCTATTGCTTACTCTACTCGGAGGCCTGACCGGCTTACTACTGTCCTACGGATTGGTCAGCCTGCTTAAAGGCTGGTTGCTGGGAAGATATAACTGGGATGGCAGTTCGCTGACCGCCTCGATAGACCTGTCACCTGGTATGTTCCTGAATCCGGCTATTTTCGGATACGCTTTTGCTTTTTGCCTGATACTTAATTTACTGTCTGCCCTCGTTCCTGCCTGGCGTGCCCTCAGGAAACCGGTTGTAGATGCATTAAACGATAAATAA
- a CDS encoding ABC transporter permease: MIQHLLKLIWTQRRQNAWIVAELFIVFILLWYIMDFFITFGYTASIDSAYDIKDTYQVQLATIPESSPLYVRYEEGEQQAAADFLSILERIRQHPQVESVCVSNMSAPYCASYRDIRLSKDTIQTNDCHFLEVTPSYFEVFRIHPLAGGEPSQLAKALNENSVIISRKFAQDEFPGEQAKGKPLYLKDDGEEFLIGDVCGPLKRDDYRPEEYAAYLLLSNSDLAQMDEGVLSQFEISIRVKPGLNQRDFIQNFQQDIREQLSVGNFLLYKVRSFDDLRYTLYLSDGRMDEIRYRVAFMVFLVFNIFLGIIGTFWFRNEYRKPEIGLRLAVGSTRSQILRMMIGEGWLLLSLVAIPAVILCINLAKMEFIGTNIMHITFFRIFFGLLLTYLFMAFIIMLGTWYPAYLSSRVAPADTLRSE, translated from the coding sequence ATGATACAGCACCTTTTAAAACTTATATGGACACAACGCCGGCAAAATGCCTGGATCGTTGCCGAATTATTCATCGTATTTATACTGCTATGGTATATAATGGACTTTTTCATCACATTCGGATATACCGCTTCAATAGACAGTGCTTATGACATAAAAGATACCTATCAGGTACAACTTGCCACCATTCCGGAAAGCAGTCCGCTGTATGTCCGGTATGAAGAAGGAGAACAGCAGGCTGCCGCCGATTTCCTGTCTATCCTGGAACGTATCCGCCAGCATCCCCAGGTAGAGAGTGTATGTGTCTCCAACATGAGTGCCCCCTATTGTGCCAGTTACAGAGATATCAGGCTTTCGAAAGACACAATACAGACAAACGACTGTCATTTTCTGGAAGTCACTCCTTCTTACTTTGAGGTATTTCGCATCCATCCGTTAGCAGGTGGAGAACCGTCCCAGCTGGCAAAGGCCTTGAATGAAAACAGTGTAATTATTTCCCGCAAATTCGCCCAGGATGAATTTCCCGGCGAGCAGGCAAAAGGAAAACCCCTTTATCTGAAAGATGATGGCGAAGAATTTCTCATCGGCGACGTTTGCGGCCCTCTGAAACGAGACGACTACAGGCCCGAGGAATATGCAGCCTATCTGTTATTATCCAACTCCGATCTGGCCCAGATGGACGAAGGCGTACTATCCCAATTTGAAATCAGCATACGTGTCAAACCCGGGTTGAATCAACGGGATTTCATACAAAACTTCCAACAGGATATACGGGAACAACTGTCAGTAGGCAACTTTCTATTATATAAGGTAAGGTCTTTCGACGACCTGCGTTATACGTTATATCTTTCGGACGGACGAATGGATGAGATCCGCTACCGGGTTGCTTTCATGGTATTCCTTGTCTTCAATATATTTCTGGGAATTATAGGTACTTTCTGGTTCCGCAACGAATACCGGAAACCAGAGATCGGATTACGGCTGGCCGTCGGTTCCACACGGAGCCAGATACTACGAATGATGATCGGTGAAGGCTGGTTGTTGTTAAGCCTGGTTGCCATACCGGCCGTTATCCTCTGTATCAACCTGGCTAAAATGGAATTTATCGGCACGAATATTATGCATATTACTTTCTTTCGTATTTTCTTCGGGCTGCTGCTTACTTACTTGTTTATGGCATTTATCATTATGCTGGGAACCTGGTACCCGGCCTATCTGTCGTCACGTGTTGCACCGGCCGATACGTTGAGAAGTGAGTAA
- a CDS encoding GtrA family protein, with product MKESVRILRFIIVGTLNALITALVIWVLMEGMDCNYLWSNVAGYVAALINNFFWSKYWIFSARSGKFQREIPLFLVAFGCAYGLQFLSLLLMVEICDMNEYLGQFLGLFVYGAVNFTMNKRLTFLRK from the coding sequence ATGAAAGAGTCTGTACGGATACTGCGTTTTATCATTGTAGGTACGTTGAATGCTCTCATTACCGCCCTTGTTATCTGGGTGCTGATGGAGGGGATGGACTGCAATTATCTATGGTCGAATGTCGCAGGATATGTCGCAGCACTTATCAATAATTTCTTTTGGAGTAAATACTGGATATTCTCAGCCCGTAGTGGAAAGTTCCAGCGTGAGATTCCTCTTTTCCTGGTTGCTTTCGGCTGTGCCTACGGGCTGCAATTCCTGTCTCTCTTACTTATGGTAGAGATCTGTGATATGAACGAATACCTGGGCCAGTTCCTGGGCCTTTTCGTATATGGTGCCGTTAACTTCACAATGAATAAACGGCTTACCTTCCTCCGGAAATAG